DNA from Thermoplasma acidophilum DSM 1728:
GTATGGTAATTTCGTACCTTGCTCCATATTCATCAAGGCTCAAGCCTGTAGTTGTAACTTCCGATTCCACAGTAGAGATCAAGATTGCCGGGAGAGACCAGGAATGCATTCTGATACTTGATGGACAGCGAGAATACACAGTGCGAAGCGGTGATACTGTCCGGATCTCAAGATCAGAGAATAGTGCGAGATTTTTATCTTTCAGGGAATCGGTATACGATCGCATAAGGGACAAGGTAATCAAACATGTGGTTAATTAAGAAAAACACCCTTCAAATGATAATGGAAGCGTCGAAGGATTCCTATCCGAAGGAGTTTGGGGCACTCCTAAGGGCTGAGGGCAACATAATATACGAAATTGCTCTTGTACCAGGGACAATACAGAGCGAAAGGTATACGCTCTTCTATATGTACAACAAGCCAATAGATTTCTCGATAGTCGGATCGGTTCATTCACACCCGTCAGGAGTAACACTCCCATCGGATGAAGATCTTCACATGTTTTCTATGACCGGAAGCGTTCACATAATTGTTGGATACCCATTCAATCTGGAGAACTACAGCGCCTACGATAGATCCGGAAACAGGATACAGGTTGATATACTGTGAAGAAGATCTCCGAGATTGAAGATGATGCGTATTATGGCATTGGCCTGTCGCAGAAGATCGTCGGGTGAATGTTAGCAGAGTAAGAAAAACATATTGAAAAATGGAGATGATTTGTGAATTTGTTGTGGACGCCGAGGTCGAATCCATTTACAGAATGATGATTGGCCTCATAAAGTTGACAGAGATCATTCCTGATGTGATCGAAAATGAGATAATCGGCGATGATCGTTCCATGAATATGTAGATCGCTTGGAGGCTCATCCTTCGACATGGCCATAAAAATAGAGGCAGAGGAGATCTTGGATAAGAATGAGGGATTTTTCCTGAAAGTCGGGATCGATTCGGAAATACCGGCGGAGTTAATGATACATGGAATGGTGAAATAGTCGTCCAGGACTTCTACAGAGGAGCAGTGGATATGTTCCTTGAACCTTTAAAGCCTCATCAAGGATCGTGGTGATTGGTAGGGTGGAAGGGACCCTGTGGAAAATTCTTTAACTGGTATCACCAAGATGCTTGGATTCCAGGCTGTCCTAATCGATCCTAATCTAAGGCTGAAGTATCACCCGGATTCCTTGATAGATCCGAACATGGAAGACATAGATAGGTTTCAGTTCGGTTTGTACAATCTCGTCGTTGCCATGACGAAGGGTGAAAAGATCTTGATGTTTTGAGATTGCTGGCCAGGGCCCAGGTGCGGTATGGAGGAATGATGGCCAGCAGAAACAGGTTTTCTAAAAATAGAGAGATCGTGTTGAGGTATGATGTGCTAGAAAGCTTTCTGAATTCAATTCATTCGCCCATTTGTATTGACAATAGAAGTGTGCGGAGGGAGGGATTTGAACCCTCGAACCCCTTCGGGAATGGACCCTAAATCCATCGCCTTTGGCCAGTCTCGACAACCTCCGCTTTTGTCATAGTATTGACGCGGTGGAAATTGAGCTGCTACATATAAAAGTTAGCTATCAATCAGATTTTCTGTGAACATTTTATAAGAAAGTTAGAGGTTTGAGGGAAGCATTAAAACTCCGATCTTTAGGGAGGAAATACACGGACTTCCCCCTCCAATAGAGAAGTTCGTAGTTATTTTACATATATTTTGGTAGAAGTAGGGTTAACGCGATCCTAACTAACACCTGTGGAAATCGGCATCTAGAACTGTATATATACGTACAAACAGAAGGCGATCTATGAATCAGGAAGCTTCGATGCTTCAGCAGACGGGTATCTTAGTGGATTCAATAAATCACTTTTTTAATGTGTCTGCTATACTAAAATATGGACAGTTTGGATGCGTATCTGGATTATATTTCAGGTATTTGGTCAAAAATAGACAAGAAATTTCACGATCAGGACATATCAGCTAAGGTGGCGATCCTACAGCTGGTTGCAAGGCCGTATTACTACTGGATACAGGAGAACCCAGCACAGGAAAAGCCTGTCGTTGAAGAATCTCAACCAAGAAAACAGGATAACCTTCGGGAAATAACTTCGAAGTATGGCGATGCACTTCAGGTTGACAGCGATACCGTGAAGATCGTAAAAAGGCTCAACACGGATGAATTCAACAAGCTCAAAGAAGACCTAAGGCAGTTGGGATTCCTTTACGACGCACAGCTAAGGGGTTTCAAGAAGAAACAGTGATGTGAATGGCATACATCTATCTCATGCGGCATGCGAAGACGGTGATGAACATAGAGGGGAGATGGCAAGGTATAAACGACAGCGACATTCCGGAGGAGAGTCTGAGGCATTTCGAAGAACGAATACGGTTCTTGGCCGGCAAGAATATAAAAGCGATATACTCCAGCTGTCTCGTCAGATCAATAAAATCAGCTACGGTTGCCGCTTCGATTCTTGGAATAGATCATATAGAAACTGTAAGGGGCTTTAATGAGCGGGATCTTGGACTGATGGAAGGCAAGACAAACGATGAAATAAGGGAGAAATTTGGAATAACGGATATTTACATAGCATCTAGAGCGATAGAAAGCATTCCCATGGTGGAGCCATGGCCAAAATTCGTTGGTAGAGTTATGGCCACACTCCAAGCATTCAGCGGTAGAGACGGCTCCTTAGTGATAACGCATGGTGGAGTTATGAGGGCCATATACAATACGTTAACAGGTAGCAATGAACGCAGAGTCATTTTTGATAACGGTTATATTCTTAAGCTTGAATTCTCTGGTTCTTGGAGAATATCGGAGATAATTGGCCAGTAGCTTCTAACTATTTTTAAAAAGGAACAAGTGATAATATGTATTGCATTCGAATATTTAAACGAATCGAAAGATTTATTTATAATCTATTCAAATTTGATATGCAATTTATAAGTCAATCAATAATAAAGTTTAATTTACTTATTCGGTTATTACTCAAAATTTAATACAGTTTTTCGGACGATCTATAAATAAATAACTTATGAAAAGTATAGATATAACCACGAATAATTAAATATTCTAGTGGGAAATTTCCAATTGATAGAAATGTATGAGATTAGGTTCCACGGAAGAGGTGGTCAGGGCGCTGTGACTGCCAGCAGGATACTGGCTGCAGCCGCCTTTGCCGAGGGCAAGTACGTTGTGTCCTTCCCATTCTTCGGTACGGAGAGGAGAGGCGCACCTGTTACCGCCTTCACGAGGATAGATGATTCAGAGATCTATCTGAAGAGCCAGATTTACAACCCTGACATCGTTGTTGTCCTGGACACATACGTTCTGAGAACCTCGAACGTCATGGAGGGGCTGAAGGAAAACGGAACTGTCATAATAAACTCACCCAGAGATCCTGCCGATTTTAACCTGGACGCCAATGTTGCAACCGTGGATGCAGTTGCGATAGCCGTCAAGCATGGGCTTGGAAGCAGGGCGAATCCGGTCATAAATACTTCAATGCTGGGTGCGTTCTCAAGGGTCACCGGAATAGTATCCCTTGAGAGTGTGCTGGAAGCCACGAGGCAGAACGTGCCGGCAAAGGTGAAGGAGAACATGGATGCTGTGAAGGAAGCCTACGATTCAGTTAAGATTCTGAAGAGGGAGGAGATAAGGTGATTTAAATGGTGCTTGTACCCGTGTCAACGGTTTCAACGAGGAATCATCTAACGGACAGCTGGCGCATACAGAGGCCAACCATACAGTACGATAAATGCATAAGATGCATGATCTGCTGGAAGTACTGCCCTGATAACGCCATAAATATAGAAAATGGGAATAAAGAGGCTCCAAACGAAAGGATTGCAAAGATGGAGTATCCTGTGATAGACTACAATTTCTGCAAGGGTTGTGGCATATGCGCCAATGAATGCCCTGAAAAATGCATAGATATGGAATTCGAGGTGATAGAATGAAGTCCGTCAATGAATTCAGGACCATAATGACAGGCAACGACGCTGTTGCCTACGGCGCCAAGCTTGCACGTGTCAAATTCATCTCAGCTTATCCTATAACGCCGCAGACGACCATTGTTGAGAAGCTGGCGAGCATGATCGCAAACGATGAGCTGGATGCAAAATACGTAGAGGTGGAAAGCGAACATAGTGCACTTGCTGCGGTGTTTGCATCGGAGCTTACCGGTGTGAGATCATACACGGCGACGAGCTCACATGGCCTGCTTTACATGCACGAGATGCTCCACTGGGTCGCTGGGCAGCGTCTTCCGATTGTTATGAGCGTGGTCAACAGGGCAATTGGCCCACCATGGAATATCTGGGCAGACCAGAGTGATACCATAAACCAGAGGGACACCGGCTGGATGCAAGTATACAGCGAATCCAACCAGGAGGCCATGGATACCATAATCATGGGATACAAGATAGCTGAAAATTCCGGCGTGATGCTTCCACTGATGTCCATGGAGGATGCATTCATACTTTCCCATACATCTGAGCCTGTTACGATGAGGGATCAGGATCTAGTGAATGAATATCTGCCAGATCTGGATCTTAAATTCAGAATAGACCCAGAGAATCCAATGGGCTATGGTTCATACGATACGCCGGATGGATCGTTCATGGAGTTCAAGAAGGACATGATCGATTCCATGAACAATGCGAGGAAGGTGATCAAAGAGGAAACACAGAAATTCAACGAAATGTTCGAGACAAACTATGGAGCCCTCATTGAAAGGTACAGGATGGATGACGCAGACTACGCCATCATAGCGATGGGTACGGTTGCCTCAACGGCCAGGTTTGTCATCGACAGGCTTAGGGAGAATGGCCTCAACATAGGCCTGATACGCATAAGGTATTTCAGGCCGTTCCCGTACGATGAGATCCTCGAAGACCTTAAGAACGTTAAATCTGCAGGCGTGATAGACAGATCGGTAAGCTTCGGCTTAGCTGGAGTTACGTATTCAGAGGTTATCTCCGGTCTCTACGGAAGAATCAACATCCCAGTTTCCAGCTTCATAGTCGGAATCGGAGGAAGGGATGTCAGGATAGAGGACATCGAGAGCATCGCCGAGACGATAAGGAATGGATCCACCGGGACACACTGGATAAACGTAAAGAGGGTGGTCTAAATGCCGACATCGATACCAAAGGAAGAGCTCATGGCGCCAGGGCACACGGCCTGCCATGGTTGCGGTGCAACGCTCGCCATGAGATATGTGCTGAAAGCTCTTGGAGAGAAGACGGTTGTATCTGTTCCAGCTTCTTGCTGGGCGGTCATCCCGGGGGCAATGCCCTTCAGGACGCTTGATGTGCCGATGGTTTATACACCATTTGCAGCCACAGGTGCAAGCATATCCGGGCTCAGGGAGGGCCTGGATATACAGGGGAAGAGCGATTACAACGTGGTCGGGTTTGCAGGAGACGGCGGTACCGCTGATATCGGCCTGCAGGGCCTCAGCGGTGCAATGGAACGCGGCCACAACGTCTTCTACATAATGTACGATAACGAGGGCTATATGAACACAGGCGTGCAGAGGTCTGGAAGCACGCCTTACGGTGCGAGAACAACTACAACGCCCGTTGGAAAGGAGAGGGATTTCAAGAAGGAAAATAAGAAGATTGTCGCGGACATGATGATAGCGCAGAATGTCCCATATGTTGCAACGGCAACCGTCGCCTACCCTGAGGATCTGATAAAGAAGATCGAGCATGCGAAAGCAGTCCATGGTCCAAAGTTCATACAGATACTCGCCCCATGCCCGACTGGATGGTACTACCCACCTGAAAAGACCATAGAGATCTCCAGGCTGGCGGTCCAATCCAGGATGTTCCCGCTGTATGAATTCATAGAAGGTCGCTTTTACCTGAACAAGAGCTTCAAGCCAATCGACGTGTCTGAATACGTCAAGGCCCAGGACAGATTCAAGCATCTGAATGAAGGCGAGATCGAGAATCTCAGGAGATACGTGGAGGAGAGGTGGAATCAGCTCCTGGAATGGGAAAAACTATACGCAGGCCCAGTCAAGGCCTGATTTTTTCACATTATTTTTTTAATTTTTGCGGAAAAGCAGACCGTAATGGTGGGCACCAGCTTCTATCTCTTTCACTATGTCGAAATTATGCGATGATATGAGCAGAAGGGCATCCTTCCTGTCGATCCTTATATCCACTGGAGGGCCGTGTGTGGTTTCGTCCTTCTTCCAGTCTATATCAACGAGATAGCCACCATCCCTGAGTATGCGATATATTTCGCCTAGAACAGCATCTCTGTCGTCGAAATCGTGAAATGCGTTGGCTATGAACACAAGATCAACGGTGCCGTCCGGAATTGGGATATTTTCGGCCCTGGCCTTCACTGGGATTATATTGGAATGCCCATCGATCCTCTCTTTTAGTATCTCTATCATTTCATCCGAAGCGTCAACCGCATACACCTTGCCGTCCGTTCTGCTGGCCAATGGCAGGGTGAAGAATCCTGGGCCACACCCGAGATCAACTATATCGAAACCAGGAGAAATGGGAAGCTGATCAACTATCCTGTCCGGATCTTGCCATTCCTTCCTGTACATAGATATCATGAATTCAGCATGGTTCTTTCCAAAGTGCAACGATACACCTAAGCTTCCATTCTTAAAGAGTATAAATAACTTATCTATGGATCGTCTTCGCTTCGATCATCGCGTTATAACTGAAAATGGGAACAAGCAACCACTGGTTATGGTTATAAACCTATCATCGATATCGATGGCAATGATGAGTTATGATTTCAATTCAAAACCACTCCTCATATTCTGGGAAACCACTAAGGCATGCGGCCTGAAATGCGAGCACTGCCGCGCCTCGGCCATACTGGATGCGCTTCCAGGTGAGATGACCTTCGATCAGTCAATAAATTTTCTCTCGCACATAAAAGAGTTCGGAAAGCCTTATCCTATAGTCATCTTAACCGGAGGAGATATGCTTAGAAAACACAGAATATGGGACATCATGGATTACCTGAGATCTCAGGAGATACCTTTTTCGGTCAGCCCTGCGGTCACGGATCTCCTCACGCATGAGGCCATCTTGAAATTCAAGGAATTCGGCGTTTCATCTGTTTCTATAAGTCTTGACGGAATGAGAGAGGTGCATGAGAAGGTACGGGGTGTAGCAGGCGTATACGATGATACAGTTAAAGCAATAGAAGATCTAATCTCCACCGGTATCTCAATGCAGATCAACACCGTTGTGATGAGGAGCACCGTGCATGATCTGCCCCATGTGCTCAAACTTATAATCGATAAGGGTGTAAAGGTCTGGGAGGTCTTCTTTCTCATAAAGACGGGCAGAGGCATAGATCGCGAAGACCTTTCACCGGAAGAATACGAAAATGTGAACAAATTCCTGCTCTTTGCCACTGGCTACGGCATAAGGATAAGGACGGTGGAAAGCCCGATATATAGAAGAATAACCATGCAGTACGGCAAAAACGGTTTGATCAAAGGCGGGCGCCTCTTTGATGAGCTCAGGGAGGAAACAGTAAGCCTGATCGGCAACCCGTCAAAGGAATATGCAAGTTCGGTGATACCAACAAGAGACGGCTTCGGCATAATATTCGTGGGCCATGATGGAGAGGTGTATCCAAGCGGGTTCCTGCCTTACAGCGTTGGAAACGTGAAGGATCGGAGCATAGTGGACATCTATAGGAACAGCGATCTCCTCAACAGTATAAGGAACCCAGATAATCTCCACGGCAAATGCGGACTCTGCGAGTACAGAAAGGTCTGCGGCGGATCTAGGGCACGGGCTTTCGCATACACAGGCGATCCGTTTGGAACGGATCCTAGCTGCATATACGAGCCAAGCGCTGTTCCAGAATAGGATGGAAATAGGAATCACTGGCACAGGACGGAAGACAGGCACTTTACGGACCTGTCTATGTTAGCCTGTGTTACGTCCCTTATCTTTTCTTCGCCCATCATCTTGATGAGTATGCCATAATTCACATCTATTTTCCAGATCAATTCTCCTCCATTTACGGATATGAACAGATCGAACGATATCGAGGAACCTGCTATCCTCCCCTTGCCTTGCACATGAATCGTGCGATTTTCCGAATCCAGGTATGAGAATGCTAACTTTCCAGATATCTTGCTAAGGTACGATGATCCCATCGATGATACGTCCAGCCTGACCTTGCAACTGTACCCATCATCATTCCTTTCAAATGAACTGACCCCGGGCAGGCAGGGGCCTAGCTTTTCCGGATCATGGAGCATCTGCAGTGCAGCCTCATCCTGTACGCCTATTCTGAACTTTCCAGAGTATATCATTGTTTACCACCTATTATGGATGATATCGCATATGCCTCGGCTATGCCGGCGTACTCCTCATCTATTGTGCCCCTCCTTTCAAGTGCCCGTGAGATGATCGGATCCGATGCATAACGTTTCTCGAAGGCTTCCAGCGTCGCATCCAGATCCGGATCCTTTAGATCGATCACCGTTCCGAAGTGATGCATGACTCTCTTCGCTATCTCCTCGCCAACCAAACGCCCGGTGGTAAACTTTCCACCGACAACGCTCAGCAGAGTATCATCAAGATCCTCCTCGCCAACTATCCTGAAGCTCCTGCTGGCGGTCCTTGCGTCTTCGCCCGCGTCCTCTATGAGTGGTCTAACTGAATAGTAGTAACGCTTGATCGGCATGATCTTAACGGCCGGTACGAGTTCAGACATGTCATCGATCATCATCTGCATATCCTCTGGTTCAGGCCTGAAGCTGTCCGGGTCCTCAACAACCACGGCAGAGGTTCCCAGTATTGAATTGCTCCAGTATGGGAGGAGTATGTCTGCATCTGATGGTTCGCGCATCCTGTTCAGTATAGCTGTGGAAACGCGTCCTTCAAGAACAACCATGATGCCGGCAGATGGCATAACTGGGGTCTGCTTGAGCCCAGATCTTTCAAGTATCTTTCCGGAAAAAGGGCCTGTCGCATTGACAACCGCGTCGAATTTTTCGCTGATCTCCTTGCCGGATCTTTCATACTCTATCCCGGTCACGGAATTACCCTCGATGTCGATTTTCTTCACATCAGAGTATGTCCTGATCTTGGTGCCCATCAGAT
Protein-coding regions in this window:
- a CDS encoding histidine phosphatase family protein, producing the protein MAYIYLMRHAKTVMNIEGRWQGINDSDIPEESLRHFEERIRFLAGKNIKAIYSSCLVRSIKSATVAASILGIDHIETVRGFNERDLGLMEGKTNDEIREKFGITDIYIASRAIESIPMVEPWPKFVGRVMATLQAFSGRDGSLVITHGGVMRAIYNTLTGSNERRVIFDNGYILKLEFSGSWRISEIIGQ
- a CDS encoding class I SAM-dependent methyltransferase, which gives rise to MISMYRKEWQDPDRIVDQLPISPGFDIVDLGCGPGFFTLPLASRTDGKVYAVDASDEMIEILKERIDGHSNIIPVKARAENIPIPDGTVDLVFIANAFHDFDDRDAVLGEIYRILRDGGYLVDIDWKKDETTHGPPVDIRIDRKDALLLISSHNFDIVKEIEAGAHHYGLLFRKN
- a CDS encoding 4Fe-4S binding protein — its product is MVLVPVSTVSTRNHLTDSWRIQRPTIQYDKCIRCMICWKYCPDNAINIENGNKEAPNERIAKMEYPVIDYNFCKGCGICANECPEKCIDMEFEVIE
- a CDS encoding Mov34/MPN/PAD-1 family protein; protein product: MWLIKKNTLQMIMEASKDSYPKEFGALLRAEGNIIYEIALVPGTIQSERYTLFYMYNKPIDFSIVGSVHSHPSGVTLPSDEDLHMFSMTGSVHIIVGYPFNLENYSAYDRSGNRIQVDIL
- a CDS encoding 2-oxoacid:acceptor oxidoreductase family protein; translated protein: MYEIRFHGRGGQGAVTASRILAAAAFAEGKYVVSFPFFGTERRGAPVTAFTRIDDSEIYLKSQIYNPDIVVVLDTYVLRTSNVMEGLKENGTVIINSPRDPADFNLDANVATVDAVAIAVKHGLGSRANPVINTSMLGAFSRVTGIVSLESVLEATRQNVPAKVKENMDAVKEAYDSVKILKREEIR
- a CDS encoding 3-methyl-2-oxobutanoate dehydrogenase subunit beta; this translates as MPTSIPKEELMAPGHTACHGCGATLAMRYVLKALGEKTVVSVPASCWAVIPGAMPFRTLDVPMVYTPFAATGASISGLREGLDIQGKSDYNVVGFAGDGGTADIGLQGLSGAMERGHNVFYIMYDNEGYMNTGVQRSGSTPYGARTTTTPVGKERDFKKENKKIVADMMIAQNVPYVATATVAYPEDLIKKIEHAKAVHGPKFIQILAPCPTGWYYPPEKTIEISRLAVQSRMFPLYEFIEGRFYLNKSFKPIDVSEYVKAQDRFKHLNEGEIENLRRYVEERWNQLLEWEKLYAGPVKA
- a CDS encoding TIGR04053 family radical SAM/SPASM domain-containing protein, with the protein product MVINLSSISMAMMSYDFNSKPLLIFWETTKACGLKCEHCRASAILDALPGEMTFDQSINFLSHIKEFGKPYPIVILTGGDMLRKHRIWDIMDYLRSQEIPFSVSPAVTDLLTHEAILKFKEFGVSSVSISLDGMREVHEKVRGVAGVYDDTVKAIEDLISTGISMQINTVVMRSTVHDLPHVLKLIIDKGVKVWEVFFLIKTGRGIDREDLSPEEYENVNKFLLFATGYGIRIRTVESPIYRRITMQYGKNGLIKGGRLFDELREETVSLIGNPSKEYASSVIPTRDGFGIIFVGHDGEVYPSGFLPYSVGNVKDRSIVDIYRNSDLLNSIRNPDNLHGKCGLCEYRKVCGGSRARAFAYTGDPFGTDPSCIYEPSAVPE
- the porA gene encoding 2-ketoisovalerate ferredoxin oxidoreductase subunit alpha; the protein is MKSVNEFRTIMTGNDAVAYGAKLARVKFISAYPITPQTTIVEKLASMIANDELDAKYVEVESEHSALAAVFASELTGVRSYTATSSHGLLYMHEMLHWVAGQRLPIVMSVVNRAIGPPWNIWADQSDTINQRDTGWMQVYSESNQEAMDTIIMGYKIAENSGVMLPLMSMEDAFILSHTSEPVTMRDQDLVNEYLPDLDLKFRIDPENPMGYGSYDTPDGSFMEFKKDMIDSMNNARKVIKEETQKFNEMFETNYGALIERYRMDDADYAIIAMGTVASTARFVIDRLRENGLNIGLIRIRYFRPFPYDEILEDLKNVKSAGVIDRSVSFGLAGVTYSEVISGLYGRINIPVSSFIVGIGGRDVRIEDIESIAETIRNGSTGTHWINVKRVV
- a CDS encoding FAD-dependent oxidoreductase, translating into MSEKIAVIGAGINGIFAAYYLAYAGYDVTVFERGDIDSGTSGRFHGMLHSGARYATNDEVSARECIVENRRISNIGHRYVENTGGYFLAANDDEAEFGDVLFDACRRAGIDISEIPIEEFARDNPQLKNARRAMRVPDKVIRSYEFVVSVAAAAHLMGTKIRTYSDVKKIDIEGNSVTGIEYERSGKEISEKFDAVVNATGPFSGKILERSGLKQTPVMPSAGIMVVLEGRVSTAILNRMREPSDADILLPYWSNSILGTSAVVVEDPDSFRPEPEDMQMMIDDMSELVPAVKIMPIKRYYYSVRPLIEDAGEDARTASRSFRIVGEEDLDDTLLSVVGGKFTTGRLVGEEIAKRVMHHFGTVIDLKDPDLDATLEAFEKRYASDPIISRALERRGTIDEEYAGIAEAYAISSIIGGKQ
- a CDS encoding CoxG family protein, producing the protein MIYSGKFRIGVQDEAALQMLHDPEKLGPCLPGVSSFERNDDGYSCKVRLDVSSMGSSYLSKISGKLAFSYLDSENRTIHVQGKGRIAGSSISFDLFISVNGGELIWKIDVNYGILIKMMGEEKIRDVTQANIDRSVKCLSSVLCQ